A single region of the Triticum dicoccoides isolate Atlit2015 ecotype Zavitan chromosome 2B, WEW_v2.0, whole genome shotgun sequence genome encodes:
- the LOC119361841 gene encoding putative disease resistance protein RGA1: protein MKSMEEAACFGGLDPAGLAEVPQEAASFRRLDPARLAEAPHEAACFGTLDLALLAEAPRLLRSASRAMEGLAFEVHSCDVSRLNSALGARRCWVEAAAPILEVLEAHLLEIWGISVAAEYEELTLQVRDAFYFIQDLQDNIHYRRFQSNPPALRWCGWNFLPFGIIASKPPKKIIKNIKVVNQETHKIGHLLDKATGSSSSTSLPPPWMPDSSREILQTTIFVGRHREKDDIVEMLIKPCAKSVISIVGDGGIGKTTLAQMVFSDATVWEHFDVRCWVTVSRSSNKMEIAAEILRSVQPAWEGSAERMMDFQMLQSELRRALISKRYLIVLDDVCNKTDEIWLDMLTLQSADTGSRIMVISRINTMPHIL, encoded by the coding sequence ATGAAGTCCATGGAGGAAGCAGCGTGTTTCGGCGGCCTCGATCCCGCAGGACTGGCGGAGGTGCCGCAGGAAGCAGCGTCTTTCCGCCGCCTGGATCCCGCAAGACTGGCGGAGGCGCCGCACGAAGCAGCGTGTTTCGGCACCTTGGATCTTGCGCTACTGGCGGAGGCGCCGCGGCTGCTGCGCTCCGCCTCTCGAGCCATGGAGGGGCTGGCCTTCGAGGTCCACTCCTGCGACGTGAGCCGCCTGAACTCGGCGCTTGGGGCCAGGAGGTGCTGGGTGGAGGCCGCCGCCCCCATCCTGGAGGTTCTCGAGGCGCATTTGCTGGAGATCTGGGGCATCTCTGTCGCCGCCGAATATGAGGAGCTTACTCTGCAGGTCAGGGACGCCTTCTACTTCATCCAGGATCTTCAAGACAACATCCACTACCGCAGGTTTCAGTCCAACCCACCCGCTCTCAGGTGGTGTGGTTGGAACTTCCTCCCTTTTGGAATAATTGCGTCCAAACCACCCAAGAAGATCATCAAGAACATCAAAGTTGTGAATCAAGAAACCCACAAGATTGGCCATCTGCTGGACAAGGCCACCGGCAGCTCATCGTCCACTTCGCTGCCGCCGCCATGGATGCCTGATTCAAGCAGGGAAATTCTTCAGACTACAATATTCGTTGGGCGCCACAGGGAGAAGGATGATATTGTCGAAATGCTCATCAAGCCATGTGCCAAGTCTGTTATCTCCATTGTTGGTGATGGAGGAATTGGGAAGACAACTCTTGCTCAGATGGTGTTCAGTGATGCAACAGTTTGGGAGCATTTTGATGTCAGATGTTGGGTGACAGTTTCCAGGAGCTCCAACAAGATGGAGATCGCAGCAGAGATCCTAAGGTCAGTCCAACCGGCTTGGGAAGGCTCTGCTGAGAGGATGATGGATTTTCAAATGCTTCAGTCCGAGCTCCGCCGAGCTCTTATATCCAAGAGGTATCTGATTGTTCTTGATGACGTATGCAACAAAACAGATGAAATCTGGCTGGACATGCTTACTCTACAGTCAGCAGATACTGGGAGCAGAATTATGGTGATTTCTCGCATTAACACCATGCCTCACATCCTCTAA
- the LOC119361843 gene encoding U4/U6 small nuclear ribonucleoprotein Prp31 homolog: MASLADSFLADLDELSDNEAYPEEDNAEAAGMDEDGDDDMPDLESLNYDDLDSVSKLQKTQRYSDIMQKVEGALDKDTYLSNQGFILEEDPEYQLIVDCNALSVDIENELIIIHNFIRDKYRLKFPELESLVHHPIDYARVVKKIANEVDITLVDLEGLLPSAVIMVVSVTASTTSGKPLSQENLVKTIEACDRALNLDAAKKKVLDFVEGRMGYIAPNLSAIIGSAVAAKLMGIAGGLGALAKMPACNVQLLGAKKKNLAGFSSATSQFRVGYLEQAEVFQSTPPALRTRACRVIAAKATLAARIDSTRGDPTGKAGRNLLEEIRKKIEKWQEPPPAKLPKPLPVPDSEPKKKRGGRRLRKMKERYAVTDMMKLANRMQFGIPEESSLGDGLGEGYGMLGQAGSGKLRVSAAQNKLAAKVAKKFKERSYGSGGATSGLTSSLAFTPVQGIELSNPHAHGNLLGSGTQSTYFSETGTFSRISRP, translated from the exons ATG GCAAGCCTTGCTGATTCTTTCTTGGCCGATCTTGACGAACTTTCAGACAACGAAGCCTACCCC GAAGAAGACAATGCTGAGGCGGCGGGTATGGATGAGGATGGCGACGATGATATGCCTGACCTTGAGTCTCTTAATTATGATGATCTTGACAGCGTCTCAAAACTGCAGAAGACACAACGTTATAGTGACATTATGCAA AAAGTTGAAGGAGCACTTGACAAAGACACATATTTGTCTAATCAAGGGTTCATCCTGGAGGAGGATCCAGAGTACCAGCTTATTGTAGATTGCAATGCCTTATCAGTAGATATTGAGAATGAGCTCATTATAATACATAATTTCATCCGTGACAAGTATAGGCTGAAGTTTCCTGAACTGGAATCCCTTGTTCATCATCCGATTGATTATGCCCGTGTTGTTAAGAAGATTGCAAATGAGGTGGATATAACACTAGTAGATCTGGAAGGGCTTTTACCTTCTGCGGTTATAATGGTTGTCTCCGTGACAGCATCGACAACTAGTGGGAAGCCTCTTTCTCAGGAGAATTTGGTAAAAACCATTGAAGCATGTGACAGAGCCCTTAATCttgatgctgcaaagaagaaggtgCTTGATTTTGTAGAGGGTAGAATGGGTTACATCGCACCAAACCTATCTGCAATCATTGGCAGTGCTGTTGCTGCAAAATTGATGGGAATTGCTGGTGGTTTGGGAGCACTTGCAAAAATGCCTGCTTGCAATGTTCAGCTACTTGGAGCAAAGAAGAAAAATCTTGCTGGATTTTCTAGTGCCACATCTCAGTTTCGTGTTGGCTATCTTGAACAAGCCGAAGTATTTCAGAGCACCCCTCCAGCCCTGAGGACCCGTGCTTGCAGGGTTATAGCTGCAAAAGCAACTCTAGCTGCAAGAATTGATTCAACTAGAGGTGATCCAACTGGAAAAGCTGGTCGCAACTTGTTAGAAGAAATTCGCAAGAAGATCGAGAAGTGGCAAGAACCACCTCCCGCAAAGCTTCCAAAACCACTTCCTGTTCCAGATTCCGAACCTAAAAAGAAGAGAGGGGGTCGCCGCCTTCGAAAAATGAAAGAAAG ATATGCGGTGACTGATATGATGAAGCTTGCAAACCGAATGCAGTTTGGTATACCAGAGGAGAGCTCATTAG GTGATGGTTTGGGGGAAGGTTATGGCATGCTTGGGCAGGCCGGAAGTGGGAAACTACGTGTCTCAGCTGCGCAAAACAAACTTGCTGCTAAAGTGGCAAAGAA ATTCAAGGAGAGGAGTTATGGTAGCGGTGGTGCAACATCTGGACTGACATCTAGTTTAGCCTTTACACCAGTTCAG GGGATAGAGCTGTCAAACCCACATGCCCATGGGAACCTTCTTGGAAGTGGAACACAGAGCACCTATTTCTCCGAGACGGGGACATTTTCTCGGATCAGTAGGCCCTGA
- the LOC119361844 gene encoding ATP sulfurylase 2-like, whose protein sequence is MALHLLTPTHLHHPSSPLPRRRAAASATATLAHPLRAHPRLRLRLATAASSPRTGPRRAGMSAIRSSLIDPDGGALVDLVAPPGRRAALRAEAEALPRVRLAAVDVEWAHVLAEGWASPLRGFMREHEYLQCLHFNSLRLPSGGLANMSLPIVLAVDDAAKDRVGAAPDVALAGPDGELLAVLRSVEIYPHNKEERIARTWGTTAPGLPYVDEAITPAGNWLIGGDLEVLQPIKYNDGLDHYRLSPQQLRDEFDKRGADAVFAFQLRNPVHNGHALLMNDTRRRLLEMGFKNPILLLHPLGGFTKADDVPLPVRMEQHSKVLEDGVLDPETTIVSIFPSPMHYAGPTEVQWHAKARINAGANFYIVGRDPAGMGHPTEKRDLYNPDHGKKVLSMAPGLEKLNILPFKVAAYDTVAKKMAFFEPSRSQDFLFISGTKMRTFAKTGENPPDGFMCPGGWKVLVDYYNSLQTEGATTPATATV, encoded by the exons ATGGCCCTccacctcctcactcccacccacctccaccacccctcctcccccctcccgcgccgccgcgccgccgcctcggccacAGCCACGCTCGCGCACCCACTCCGCGCCCacccccgcctccgcctccgcctcgccaCCGCCGCGTCCTCCCCGCGCACCGGGCCACGCCGCGCCGGCATGTCGGCCATCCGCAGCTCGCTCATCGACCCGGACGGCGGCGCGCTCGTCGACCTCGTGGCGCCGCCGGGGCGCCGCGCGGCGCTGCGGGCCGAGGCGGAGGCGCTCCCGCGGGTGCGGCTCGCGGCCGTGGACGTGGAGTGGGCGCACGTGCTCGCCGAGGGCTGGGCGTCCCCGCTGCGCGGCTTCATGCGGGAGCACGAGTACCTCCAGTGCCTCCACTTCAACTCCCTCCGCCTCCCCTCCGGCGGCCTCGCCAACATGTCGCTCCCCATCGTGCTCGCCGTCGACGACGCCGCCAAGGACCGCGTCGGGGCCGCCCCCGACGTCGCGCTCGCCGGGCCCGACGGCGAGCTCCTCGCCGTCCTCCGCAG TGTTGAAATATACCCTCACAATAAAGAAGAAAGGATTGCAAGAACATGGGGGACAACTGCGCCTGGCTTACCTTATGTCGATGAGGCGATAACACCAGCTGGGAACTGGCTGATTGGTGGTGATCTGGAGGTGTTGCAACCCATTAAGTATAACGATGGCCTCGACCATTACAGGCTTTCACCCCAGCAACTTAGGGACGAATTTGACAAGCGTGGGGCTGATGCTGTATTTGCGTTCCAGTTGAGAAATCCAGTCCACAATGGGCATGCACTGTTGATGAATGACACTAGAAGGCGTCTCTTGGAAATGGGTTTCAAGAACCCCATTCTACTGCTACACCCCTTGGGTGGTTTTACAAAAGCTGACGATGTCCCACTGCCTGTTCGAATGGAACAACACAGCAAG GTCTTAGAAGATGGAGTCCTTGACCCTGAGACCACTATCGTGTCTATATTTCCCTCTCCAATGCATTATGCTGGTCCAACAGAGGTGCAGTGGCATGCGAAGGCAAGAATTAATGCCGGTGCTAATTTCTACATAGTGGGTCGTGATCCAGCTGGCATGGGCCATCCAACAGAGAAGAGAGATCTGTACAACCCAGACCATGGGAAGAAAGTCCTAAGCATGGCCCCCGGTTTGGAGAAACTCAACATATTGCCCTTCAAG GTAGCAGCATACGATACGGTAGCGAAGAAGATGGCTTTCTTTGAACCTTCACGCAGTCAAGATTTTCTGTTCATCTCAGGAACCAAG ATGCGCACTTTCGCCAAAACCGGAGAGAACCCTCCTGATGGTTTCATGTGCCCTGGTGGGTGGAAGGTTCTTGTTGACTACTACAATAGCTTGCAAACGGAAGGAGCTACCACCCCCGCCACCGCTACTGTATGA